In Drechmeria coniospora strain ARSEF 6962 chromosome 03, whole genome shotgun sequence, the DNA window TTGTGTCCTCGCAAACCAGCGGCCCTCGCTTCCTTGAGTGCGTTGCCTAGGTCCAGAAGCAAGGTGTTGCGACATCTCGTCAGGCGCTCCTCCATCTTGATGATGAACGGGTGCTCCTGGTCGAGGCTTTCCTTGAGCGCCATGATCTTGCGACATTCGCGTGCGGACTGCAGTAGCTTGGTCGGAGGGCTGCATAGAAGCCCGTCGGCAttttcctcctccttgtcgttgtcgtcgtcgtcgtcaccgtcatcgtcgtcgtcctcccactcccgctcgccgtcgggcaagCCAGCGACCACTAGACTCTCTTCCAATGCCGACAGCCGGTCCGAGAGCTCAATCATCTTTCGGCCCTGCTCAATATCCGATCGCACCTCGCGGAGCTCATCGGTGAGCGCTTGCGTCTGTTCCCGTctcgtggcgacggcggctttGATCTCTTCGACGGCTCGCCGAAATCCGAGCAGAGCAACCTTGACACCCTCTACcttttcgtcgccgccgcgcaaTTCGGTTCCCAAGGAGAGAAAGGCGGTATAGTTTGAGTTGACGAGCTCCAGAAGCTCCGAGCTGATGTTTGTGCTTCGGTCCCTCAGGTCCGACCGGAGGTCTTCTAGGGTCTGATGACGGTGCGGAAGGGCCGAGAGGTAGGGGGCGGGATGGAAATCGGGACTGAGAAAGTCGGATCGGGGGAGGGCTGTCGGGAACGGCAGCggcgtgtcgtcgtcggtgtcggacgagtcggacgagCCCAGGTTGAAGGTGATGGAGGCCACCGAGGTGGACCGATGGTGGGAAATGGACGAGGCCTTTGTAGGAGCCATGGCCAGGCTGGCTGGTTGgtgatggacgacgacgaggtatGTGACGGGTCGTGCCGGTGTGCTCACTTTGCAAACGCTCCACGGCACGATTTCtgcggctcgtcggcctgtcAATCAAACAATGGTgagtcggcggcgagctcggcggttGCTTGTGTCGTTGAATGCCACGTCGCGAAGCTTCCTGGCACCAGCTGATGCTTTCGAGACAAAAGTCGGCGTGACAAACACTAGGCGGGGCAAAATGGACACCTGTTCCCCTTTGAGCACTGGTGTGGTAATCCCGCTGTAAGAACACCAATACCCAGGCATATACTGGACTTGCTACAGGCGTTCAACAGCGGAAGCGCTACCATTTAGCACGACACAGTACCCGCGATTTTAGTGATGTTAGAGGGGCCAAGATTCCGAACAGGGCCTTTAATCGCACGAAGCCGGTTTGCTTGGTGCGtttaagtaattacatgcaagtattgcaTCCAACGCTTCAGTCGAGTCTTGGAAATTGTCAACCAAAATACTAGAAGCAGCCGAATGACACTATGTATCGCACAAATTGCCACGGAAGTATGGTTGAATATTGCAGGGGACGTGAATATATACAAATACCTGGTACCGTTGCCCACTTATCAATATGTGCGACCGCTGCTTGTCCAATTGGCACTTTGCCATCGCTTGACGAGACAAACTTCCCCGCGTATTGGGCAAAATTACAACAAGCGACCTTGAGACGGACACTGTCTGAACGAAGTTGGAAGAGTGATGATTTGTCGTTGACAAtgactgtacagtatgtccAAGATGCCTCACATCCGACCATGACAGCGAGTATACCTTCAGTACCATGtcacagtactgtactccgtacatgtagataTGTTCAGAGTGGGTCGTGTCCCGATGTCGTTGCGCTGACATTAAAATATACAATAAAAATACTAATAGTTGTAACGAAAATCCTAAGAAACTATTTGAATCTTGTGAAGAAGTCATCTCCCGGAGTGTACAtgaactgtactgtaagtacatgcaaatgcACCCAAGGTGTAACGTTGTGATGGCTCCCAGGGTGCTCCCTGAGATGGGTGGAGAAGTGGTGGTTTAGAACAAGTCGCCGCTGCGAGAAAGCTTGGCCATGCAATATATCGGCCTCTGCCGCCCTGGTGTGCACATCATGTGCACAAGAATATGCCATGAAAACACGGTCTCAACGTGAATCCCGCCTTGGACAGTATATTTCCTGGTGGCTCGACATGGCAAGGGGACGATTGCACCGTATTCGGTACCGTCTTGGTGTCATGGCGGGCAAGGTGAGTCCAGAACCGAAAAGGCACAAAAAATACTATACTAGCTTGCTCGTATTTACGGTGTTGCTGCACAAACGTCTGCTTCGCCCAAGCAAGCATTGCATCGAAGCGAAACAGCGCGCCCTCGTACGAACGTAGCGTGGATGTCACGGTTCTAGAGGGGAAGGGAAACGCCGTCGTTTCGGGAAGCCTGCCCTGATCTTCCATGCAGTCGGACGGTGCAAAGAAAAGAGCTCACGAATGGTCCGTACAATGTACAAAATGTGTGCAGCAAggcgtacttgtaagtagaGCTGTGTGTCCATGCATCCCAGAACTCTACACAGAactttacagtacagtatatgtTTCACGAGTACAAGAAAGTATATTTGCTCGACGGGTGACCACGACGATGCAAGCACAGGAGTGGAAAAAGCAAAAAGTTTGTGGAGGGCGAAGAGGAACTAACCAAGCAGCAAGTGGGGTAGCCTGCAATGGGTGACGGAAAAAAAGAAACAGCGCAAGATGTGGCTGGGCTTACAGTGGGAGGCAAAATGTAGTTGTATCTGGAAATTTCAACCggtatacggagtaagaTGTTACACAATATCGGCTCGAGAATAATGAATTTATTTGTCCTTTAATTATGGGTGATTTATGGCCATGGCAAGTGTCCTAGTTTGCACCGTTTTGGAATACAACTTCACTCGAGCGTTGCACAGTCAAGCATAGACAGACTTGGAGGCACCTTTTTGTCCATGCGTTGGGTGGAGTAGACTTGGTGGATGCGTTAGTGGAGAGCGAGCATTATTCGGCGGTTGCCACGCGATACTCGTTATCAAAAAAATCTTATCAATCGATCAGGATCCACCGACCCTCCTGTAATCGGACCATCTGCCCTTCCTTCCTCAAAAGGGTCGTGGCTGCACTCGAGAGGCAGGCGCCAACCATTTGCAAATTCTCGCATCCTTCCTCACTTTGCACATTCCATAAAGGAGACGATTTCGGCTCGGTGAAACGTCACACCGCGGCACAACATCACAATCCTTCCACGACGGTGCCTGTGCATGCCAACACTGCCGTCTCCAtacacgcaagtacgagtgcagGTGCCGCAGAGGTTGCACAGCCAAACGATCCCTTCGACGAGGGACCCAGACGAAGCCGCAGGGACGACGGGAAGCAAGCAACGACGTCTTTTCCCTCGGACAACCGTCGGCAACACCAGCCATTGCATTGCTgcctctgccgccgccggccgccgagtCACtttggccgacgacgtcaacaGCCACAAACCATCAACCAAACACCCTTTTCTCGTTGCCGCGCTGCGTCGTCTTCGGAAGCGTTCGTTCATTTGTCGGCGCCAAGGGACATTGAAATCAGATTCAAACTCCATCGCCAGCCGACTCTCCTCTTTCCCGTCCGACGAATGCGGGTGGGCCGACTCGGACTTCCGAGACGACGAATCACAGGCCAGAAATCCGACAGGCTGCCcatcagtacggagtacccagCGCCCTCCTAGCGCCTGCAGAAATGGCTCGCTCACCAGCGTTGGctccaccggcggcggccatcgtCCCGACCCCTCACCACCAACGCGAGGTGAACaaccatcctcctcctccgcaaATCTCATCTCGGTTGGCATCATCGCCCAAGCACGCGCCATCGTTGGCAGGTACCCCCTCCGCCACCTCGCACGcttccgcctcggcgccgacgccccgCGCTCCCCTTCCCGACAAGCAGCCGAGGCCAAAGGCGGCTGGTGCGAAAACTCTGGTTGCCTCGACTTCCCTGCCTCGCCTCtccgcgccgccggtggagaagatgacgatggccgccgtcgtcggcccgaCGGCCGCTCCTCCAGAGGGGCCGAAGATGTCGATGACGTCCAAGGAATGGGTCATCCCCCCCCGCCCGAAGCCTGGCCgcaagccggcgacggacacgccgccgacgaagcgaAAGGCCCAAAACCGTGCCGCCCAACGTGCCTTTCGCGAGCGGCGGGCGGCAAgggtcggcgagctcgaggagcacctcgagcagcagcgtGATCTTCGCGACAAGACGGAAGCCGAGCTCAAGGACAAGATTCAcgggctcgagctcgacctgcAGTCCTTTCGCTCCCGCTGCATGCTCCTGGAGAACATGCTCGAGCGGGAGCGTCAGGACcggctcctcgccgagacgCAGGCCGAGACGccgaggcgtcgtcggggggACGGGGATGTTTTGTTTCGGGCCCAGAGCGTAAGCGAGCCCCTTCGTCACGCGTACAGCCGCCCGCGGAGCCCGACgcaggcgatggcgacgcaCGGCACGTCGGACCATCGGCACGCCCCtccgagcagcagcagaaacTTTTCCATCTCGCACATCATCACGCCCCCGGACGTGCTGGacatgggcgacggcgaggcggccctcACCTGCGGCAACTGCTCGCCCGCGGGGCCCTGTCcctgcgccgacgaggcgctcgCCTCGGTTTCCAACGCCTGCGGCCGATGCTCGTTCGGCTCTCCCTGCCAGTGCCTCGGTGACATTGAGGCGGTGACGGGCGAGGCGCAGGAACCAATCTtgaagcggccgtcgtcgccgtcgtcgaaccCAACCCCgcccggcgccgccaagcGCCAGCGATGCAACCCcggcgccgtggcggccgtcgaggtcgacttTACCGCCATCTTCGCCCGAaagtcggcgccggcaagctCCGTTCCTCCGTCGCCCTACCAGCTGCCGCCCTCGGACAGCCAggtgccctcggcctcgacggacgCGATGCCTTTCAAGGACAGCTGCGGCTTCTGCAAGGACGGCACCTACTGCGTGtgcgccgaggaggcggcggccatgacgacgcccGCCATGACGACGCCCGCCATGACCCCCACGGCCGACGCCCTGCCGCCCATGTCCCACCAGACGCAgacaccgccgccgtcggagccggACACGTTCGTCTCGACGCCGCTGTCGATGgagatgacggccgacggtgccgtcaaGCTGCCGCGTCGAAGGCGGCCAAAGGCGGCTCACAAGAAGCCCACCACGGCCGACTCGCGCGgctgcggcgccgacggtccCGGCACCTGCGCCCAGTGCCAGGCCGACCCCAAGGCCGGTCTCTTCTGCCGCCTCATGTCGGCCAAGTTTGACCGCGAGAACGGCGGCCCCGGgggcggctgctgcggcggcaagggTCCCGGCGGAGGCTGCTGCAAGTCGGGCGGGCCCGAGAAGGAAAAGGTGACGCTCCCGAGCCTGCCCAGCCTCGGCCTGAGCTGCGCCGAGGCGTACCAGACGCTGTCGAGCCACAGGAACTTTGaccgggccgccgacgagatcgGCACCTGGCTTCCCAAACtcaaggcgacgacgcccaacAGCCcgcgcgacgacgcccacCGGGGCcggcacgccgtcgaggtggaggcggcgagcatCATGAGCGTGCTCAAGGAGTTTGACGTCCGCTTCGGCAGAGAGTGCTAGCCGAGGGTTCTCCCTCCTCCATCTGCACAGCCTCGTGTGGCTCGTTGATGAGAAATGACGGCTTTCTTCGGCAAAACGACGGCCACGAACAATGCAGGAACATGGACACCAGAGGGCAAAGGGGCAAAGGAACAAGGGAAAAAGGCTCGCGGCACATAGGAGTTaatcaagtacatgctcaCTCTCCAGATGGCAACTTGGCGGGTGCATGCCGACAGTGAACAACGGGGACGGGCGTGCCTGCGGAGAGACTCGACAAAATCACCGATGCACGGCCGGTATTTTGTTTCCCACCACCCATTCCGAGACGCACCGCACCATGCCCGCATGGTCGGTCCCTTGGATCATCGGGGGGCGACACGAGAAGCCAGAGAAcaaaaaggaaaaaaagaAATCCGCTAGCCACCGAGGGCGTTGCGGATATCGCGACGATGCCGTGGTGGATGCGCCCGTGAACCCCATCTCTTCCCCAAAGCCCCTaggagggaggagacgacggccgatggcgtAGCACCTAGCAGGCTGCACACGTCGGTGGTTGTCAGAGGCCATGCGTCGACCTTGATGCTCGGCAAGCAACACGTGGCGACAAACATGCACGCCAAACATTCGAACTTGTAGGGCGGAAGGGGACAGCAGAGCCACGACGATCTGCGGCAAAGGCCATGATTGGTTTGCCGGCACAACCTCTGTCTGATGCGTTGACGGTCGGAGGCGTGGTCGATGGGGACTGGTAGATGCTTCGGGGGGAGCGTTGCGTGGACGACGTGGATTGGGCAGCAGATTAATAGCGCTCGCTCACTCAGCTGGCAGTGCGTCTCTTGGGGGATGAGACCCTGTGCGCTCTGTACCAGGCGCCTAGGGGAGGACTACTGGTATTTTTCACTCTGTAATcaatactctgtactccgtactccatacaggacatgcacagctaattgcagtgcatgtattcgtacagtacggagtacacctactgtacagtgcatgtattcgtacagtacacctactgcacagTATATGtattcgtacagtacacctactgcacagTATATGtattcgtacagtacacctactgcacagTATATGtattcgtacagtacatgtattcgtacagtacacctactgcacatgcacagtacatgtattcgtCACTCGCGCCCTCATGCACGCAATTACCTGTGCACCCACACCTACGAGTTCTAGtacaattacagtacatgacatgcatgctcgtactgtacgtgcaagtaattacgaCAACCTCCAGGACGCCAATGGCCATTGTATCCGTGTACACTTGCTACTTGCAGTGTGCATACGCGAGAACAAGCATGGAAATCAATCGACCCATGCCCTCCATCGTCCTGCGTGCCGACAGACAATGGCCACGGCGTGCTTGACGATGCTGGCCATCGTGCAACGAGCACATTGTCGAAGAAACCCCGACATTCAGCAGCAGGTGCCTGTCTATCCGTTGCTGCGTCTCGCTTCGTCTCGGCTCCCGTCTGTCTCGAACCGCCCGCGTTGCACCGCCGCTTCGACCTTCCCAGACGACAGCTCGACTGCGCTCGTCGTGCTCTACCATGGCCGTCCCCATCGAGCCGAGCCGTGGTTCATTCGTCGACGCTCTTCATGTCGGCCAACGGGCCGCCGAGGGAACAACGCATCGCCGCCAGCGGTGCACGCAAAACCAGCGGCGTACAGCTACATCCGTCCTTTTCAGCCagcggccggcatcggcctcaTGCCACGCCATTCTCGCATTCTCGCACTCTCGTATTATTCGCCtacgcgtacatgtactctggACCTGTTCCCGAAAACTAGTACGAGTCTGTAGTAAGTTTACGCCCATGTCGAATTATGCTTCATCACTGGCTCGCGGTTCCTGACTTGATTGCcaccgccgatgccatcacCGTCGATTCGGGCCGGGTGCTCAAATAATAGCGACACTGCTGGCGGTAGTAGGTACTGGATACCAGGCACCGCCATACCGGGCACCTAGTGTCgcatgtactggtacctaCCCGTTAGGGGTTCTCAAcgattaattattactactaacCGACATTACCCCTCCCCCACCTTCTCTCCTCCACTcgcccgcccccccccccgtttCCCCCAACCCCCAGCTGCCAACGCTGGCGCCGTAGCACTTACTTGGTACTATTCAAGGGTACCTGACCTACTGTAGTGCCTATaagttgtacggagtactgggtTAGTATTCTTTTACAGGGGCGGACTGCCAGcactacagtacctacaagtGCTGCGAATGTACCTTCTAGGTACTAAAAGTACAGGTAATGTGTACTGGGTATACAGCAGGCCCCATGTACCTCCTGttgcatcggcatcgtctgCTGCCACTCACTCGCTTTGGTGGACCACATGCCATCGGCAGGAGCCTCCTCCGTTGCTGCTTCATCTCTGCTCGCCGTACTTATCCCacctctcctctccctctccctctccctctccctctcctcttctccctcgccacctcttccctcccctccgaCTTCGTCTGGAGTAGAATGGCCGGCATGCGTTTTCGGCATTCCCATCCGGCGACGACTTGTTGTTGATCGTGCTCTCGTACCCCGTGCCCCGTGCCCCGTGCCCCGAGTCCAGCTTCCgacctcccctcccctcgcctCCCGGCGAAGCCTGCACCATCGCACACCTCTCTCGTCGAAGCAgtgccgccatcggctcGTCGGCCCTGATTTCTCTCGGCGTGGTCGCTGCACCGTATCGCAGAGCCTTCGTCGCCCGTCGGGCTCCCACGGCAACGCTTCGACCCGTGGAGAGTCTGCCCTCGAAGCCTCGTCGCCATtcgccggtgccgccacCTAGTTCTTCTGCATCATCATGATTTCCATGCAAAATTCTCTCTCGTCGCCTCTCCAGTCTCGTTCATCGCCGCGTATGTTTCCGTCGTCTGGCTACCTTCGAATCCTCCCGTGCGTGGATGCTGATGGTTCGTGCCGCTGCGAtagcctcctcggccgccctcgccggcaccacTCCGCCTCCTGAAGCCGCGCGAGAGCGTCGTTGGAATGCGTCCAGTCACCGTCGCGAGCGCTCCCGAGGCCCTTGCCACGAACCGGATGCAACACGGGCGCCAGCCGTTGATGGTGCTGATGATGACCTCCGGCCTCATGGCCGCGTCCGCACCCATCGACAGAGCCCCGACGAGACGGTCCGAAGGGCTCTCGTTGCACAACcaacgatgccgtcgcccgcgAGCCCGCAGCACATCTCCCGTGAGCTATGCGCCGCATCGTCTGGCGTCCCGGCCGATGGGATCCCGCGAGCCCTCTCGAGGTCCTTGCTCGAGGATCCGTCCATGTACACCAACCCCCACCTGACCCGCGACAGGGAGAGTACGACGCTAGAGGAGCTTGCTCATCTCGTTCGTCTGTCCAAGTACCAGGAGCGCAAGCGCGTCGGCACGCGGATTCGCTTGCACAGGACCTTGGTTGCCACGGCCCTAAGCGCCCGCCTCAGCCGCTGCGGCGATGTTGCCCATCGCAACTTGGTGGACAATTTTCGCAGggacgacaaggacggctTCGCCCGCTTGTACGATGCCATTCACGACGTCCGCAGGAGTTGCGACGAGCTCCGTCGCTATGCGATGCTGGAGCCCgagatggcgtcgtcgtcgtcgtcgtcgtcgtcgtccccaTCCGTTGCGTACTCGGACGGTTTGGATCCCTCCCCCGgctccgccctcggcgtcgaatCCTCGAGAGACATTTCCCCTTTTCTCCACGACCTCtctgcctcggcgagggaTGTCTTTTTCGATTTTCTGTGCCAGCTTCGAACAAACCCCGACTACTTGGCCACGCGAATCGGTGCCCTCACGAGCTCCGAGCTAAACGCCTTTTTAACCTTCCACAAGGGCTTGGAGCCGGTCGAGTCGGTCCTCCCCTTTCACGGCCGCTCCGCCAACCGACCGCACTCCCATCCTTCCGGCCGTGCTGGTGGCCACAATGCCGACATTGAAAGGCTTTTGTCCTTCCAGAGACACGACCCCTtgtccatcctcgtccacgccTGCTTTGCCAACTCGGCCGGCCCGGACAGCTCCGAGGACCAGCGGCGGACCGACATCTGGTCGACCGTCCTCGCGGGCCTCATCCAACGGCCCAAGTCTGGCAGCGAGCATTTCATCATTTCCGTCCTCAACATCTGGACCACCATGCGAGACTGGTCGGGAAAATCGAACATGGAATGGTACCTCATGAagatcctcgacgacggagccttCCTGCTCGACCGGGCCGAGGACCAGCACGGCACCCGCTTCAACCTCTCCGACTGGAATCGTtccgacgacgtggccgccgacgccttctacgaaaaggccgtcggcgacctgTTTGGcatggtcgacgacgacgacgactccgGCATCCCCGACGGCCTCCTGGAGCTCGgcaacgccatcgtcgagaaACTGGACGGCCTGTACGTCGAAAACACGTCCAAGTGGTTCGTCTGGAGGTgcctcttcttcgtctttctgctcggcgtcatcgtcaatCCCGAGTCGTACAGCATGCTGTCCGATTATCACATCACCCCCTACGCGCGGGAGAAGATTCTGAAAAAGGTGGCCATGAAAGCCCACGAGTATGTGTCGAGCATGTGGAGCGGAAAGCCCTCGGCCACGTGCGTCCCCGTCGACGTTCCGCCCAAGATCAAAGGCCACGTCGAACGCATCCTCGCCAGGTTCAAGGGTTCCCGCGCCAAACCGCCCGCCGCCAAGCTGCTCCCGGCAAGGTCCGTCACGTCGTTGCGGGAGACGATGGAGGTCCATCCGTATCTCCTCATCAGTCCCGCGGACCTGGTGACGCTGGTCAACGCCCTTTTTCCGGAGCCGAGGCCCCTGTCCGCCGCTTCCAGCCTGCCGTCCGGCCCCGCATCCATCTCGGCCCTCTCTTCCATTTCCCagcccgtcgccgtggccaACGACCGCAGCGGCATGGAGACTGCCTCCATCATCAGCACCAGTGTCTCCTCGACCCTCAGCGACGGCCCTGCTTCGCGTGAGACGTCATCCGACGGCCCCGACGCGGCGACTCCGCAGCCGTACTCGCCGCCCCCCGCCGACGCGGAATCGCAGCGACGGCTGAGCAGGTTCGAGGATGACGGCTACCGCCTGAGGCTGGCGCTCCACGAGCTGGCTCGAAACCTAGGCCCCGACGTCCTCCGCGGTGCTTGCCATCCCTGCGCCGAGCGATGGGCCGTCCTCTTcattgccgccgacggccgaggcctgTCCACCCACATGACGTACGACCCGGATGACGAGCGTGATGAGGAGAATAATTCCTCCAGCAGTGACACGGACGATGAAGCGGTCGATGATGGCCCGGAGCTGGACAAGGACTACCATCAGCTTCGAGACTCCATCcttcgcctcgtcgaggactaCGAGATTCCACGCAATCTGGAGCCCCATGGCGAACGGGCCCAGCTAAGCAACCGAGCCTCGAGGCTCAAAAAGTACAAAACCAAGAACAAGATGGTAACGCTTGAAATGACGGTGTCCAGCCGCAATCCGTACCGCCGTCATTCGGTCAAGGGCCCTCCCAACTCGCCGCCGGGCAACACGGTCCAAGTCCCCGACccggtcctcgtcgccatgctcaaggccgcctcggcgcagTCCAGGGCGCAGGCCGACTTCGTTTCCGCCCACGCGTACTGGAAAACGTGGAAGCACCTCGATGCGTTGGAGTCGCAATCGCTCCGCGAGAATGGATttgccgagctcgtcaacATATTTTCCCGCAGTCCCCGGGACTCCATCCGTCGGTCCGCTTCCGCCATCGAGGAATACGACGCCTGGCTCGTCTGGCTCAAGCAAAGCCAGGAGCGCCACGAGGGAAGCCTTGACCGCATGATGAGACGGATCAGGGCGATGCGTGACAAGATGTGGTTCGTCACGGACGTGCGCAACTCCAAAGAGTATGTGCACAGCCGCGACGTCTGCCAGGCGCTGAAGACGATGGCGTtgccgcggcggcggagtTCGTTCCAGCGGTCGCGCCCAAACGCGGCGCGCGTCTCGGGCGCCTCCTACCTCCATCGTGCCGAGTCGCAGGTGATGGATCTGCTTGCCGCCTCGGAGGAGCAAGGAGGCCCGAACAAACTCAGCGACGACCAAGCCGAAAAGACGTCCCTGTGGCTTCGGCGGTCGGGCATAGCAAACTTTTGCCAAGGCGAGGAACGTATCCACCGCTTTTGCTGCGAGGTGGACATGTGCATGTCCAAGCTGGTCGGGGAGACCATCCGCGAAGCCCCCGTTCTCTGGTCGAGCGAGCTGTTCAAGCGGGAAAAGTTGGCGTACGACCGAATGAGGGCCCGCGAGCGAGAGCATGCATCTTCGGCCACCGATGATGCTGCGAGCGTCCTGAGTGATGGCGACCGCCGCTTCACGCCCTCCTCGAGCCGTGCGGGTTCGTTCACTCGAGACCGCAGAAGCGTCGGAGCCCTGCAATCGATCGAGGCGAGATATACTCAATCTAGGGCCAGTGCGACTCTGGGTGACGCCCTCGACAACCAGGAACTCAGGGAAAAGGTGTCACCTGTCCACACCCTTGATTCTGTCGGCACCTTTTGGTCGCCTTTTCAACCTACCATGTCTCCGAGGCCTTCCGCTTCTAGGGCATGTTCACCCTCGACCAGTTTGACGAACCTCTCCGTCACGACTTCCGGCCCTTTCCATCACATTCACCTACCCTGGAGCTCCAGCCCGTCCGCTGGCCGACCAGGGACATCTGCCTCGTCCAACGAGACTGCCTTTCCCCTGCGCGCAGAGGACGACAGGACGCGATTCCTCGCCGAGTTGAAGCAGACGTTGACGAGCCTACTTCTCTCTGACCTCGGAAGTCTCGTGCTCGCCCGCGGCTCGGAGACGGATGTATGGTTCCAAGGCATCGGCCAACAATGCATCGAGCGGAAGGAGGCGATGGGTGTACGAACGAGGCGAGGAACGGAAACCGAAGCGAAGAATAAGAATGGCGGGGGCACGACGAGACCACGTGTGGTTGAGAAGAAAAGGAGCTGCAACAATTTGCGAGGCGCCGGGGAGGATGGACCAGGGAAATCCGACAATGTTCCCGATGCCGATGCAAACACGACACTCCCCGGCGATGCTGACGGCCATGGTAAGAAAATGGCAATCGACAAGGGAGACGGGTTTCCGTTTAAGGGGGCATTTCGGCGCCTGCTGAACATGTTCAGCGTGCATCCCAACCCGTACACCAAGCTGCGGGCGCtcaacgagctcgagcgtcTCATCATCGCCTCCCTGCTTGCCAATGGTTCCACGAAGCTTCGGGGAAATAGATCGGATGCGGGCTccagcatcgtcgaggatcaaggcggcggccgcccgACGCAATTGGAAGGAATCATCGACAGCGTCAAGGAACGAAGGTCGCAGGCGCTGCAATCGGCTTCCGGGGCCACCGGGTTCGTT includes these proteins:
- a CDS encoding bZIP transcription factor, which produces MARSPALAPPAAAIVPTPHHQREVNNHPPPPQISSRLASSPKHAPSLAGTPSATSHASASAPTPRAPLPDKQPRPKAAGAKTLVASTSLPRLSAPPVEKMTMAAVVGPTAAPPEGPKMSMTSKEWVIPPRPKPGRKPATDTPPTKRKAQNRAAQRAFRERRAARVGELEEHLEQQRDLRDKTEAELKDKIHGLELDLQSFRSRCMLLENMLERERQDRLLAETQAETPRRRRGDGDVLFRAQSVSEPLRHAYSRPRSPTQAMATHGTSDHRHAPPSSSRNFSISHIITPPDVLDMGDGEAALTCGNCSPAGPCPCADEALASVSNACGRCSFGSPCQCLGDIEAVTGEAQEPILKRPSSPSSNPTPPGAAKRQRCNPGAVAAVEVDFTAIFARKSAPASSVPPSPYQLPPSDSQVPSASTDAMPFKDSCGFCKDGTYCVCAEEAAAMTTPAMTTPAMTPTADALPPMSHQTQTPPPSEPDTFVSTPLSMEMTADGAVKLPRRRRPKAAHKKPTTADSRGCGADGPGTCAQCQADPKAGLFCRLMSAKFDRENGGPGGGCCGGKGPGGGCCKSGGPEKEKVTLPSLPSLGLSCAEAYQTLSSHRNFDRAADEIGTWLPKLKATTPNSPRDDAHRGRHAVEVEAASIMSVLKEFDVRFGREC